CCATTGAGAGCGCCAGCATTGCCAAGGTCGTCCGCTCCAACACCGACTCTTTCAAGGAGGGCGACCTCGTCATTGGCCACGTCCCCGTCCAGCAGTACGTTGCGCTCGACAAGCAGAACTTGCAGCGCATTCGCAAGCTCGAGAACCCTCTGGGCATTGAGGATATCCGTGTGTTCCTTGGTCCTTTGGGCATGCCCGGTCTGACTGCCTACTCTTCTCTGTATGCCATTGGCAAGCCCAAGAAGGGTGAGACCATCTTCGTCTCCGCTGCCAGCGGTGCCGTAGGCCAGCTCGTCGGCCAGCTCGCCAAGCACGAGGGTCTCCGGGTCATCGGTTCCGTTGGCTCTGACGAGAAGCTCGACTACATCCTCAAGGAGCTTGGCTTTGATGGTGGTTTCAACtacaagaaggagaagccgTCCGAAGCTCTCGCCCGCCTCGCCCCCGAGGGTATCGACATCTACTACGAGAACGTCGGCGGCGAGCACCTCGAGGCTGCTCTCGACGCCATGAACAACTTCGGCCGTGTGGTTGTTTGCGGTATGATCTCTCAGTACAACTCCGCCCCCTACCccatcaagaacatccaGAACGTGCTCGTCAAGCGCATCACCATGCGCGGCTTCATCGTTGCCGACGCCGACATGGGTCCCATCTACACCAAGGAGCACCAGGAGCGTGTGCAGAAGTGGATCAAGGAAGGCTCCTTCAAGGTCCTCCTCCACGAGACCAACGGCATTGACAACGCCGCCGAGGGCCTTGTCGGCATCTTCCACGGCAAGAACATGGGCAAGGCCGTCCTGAAGTTCTAAGAAATGACCCGTTACGAATATACCCAATCCAGCCATTTGCGATCAAAATATGAGACACAGAGCTTAGCGGAGATAGATGTGCACAAAAACTTTTGACAACAATTACACCAAGTCTCAAAATATATCCTGGTCCTGTCTTGAGAAACTCTCTCAAATACGTGTTTCAAAGTAAAATAGACAAACCATTCTTAAACCTCGAGAAACCGTGCTGGAGCAATATACCCGAGATGTCCTGTCGCGAGTATACTAGGACGCGGTGGATTTGTAAAAGGGCAGGACTGTACTCTAGTGTTTTCAAAGAGTATCGTAGCGATCGATCAAAGGGAAACAGGTGATGTAATTTTGTCCAGTCCTGGACGTGCAGTGCTGAACTCGAATCGTACTCGGCCATCGATGGGCCGGCCATTTAAGGTGCTTGCATCGGCCAATCTCGGCTGGGCGGAAAGCCATCAGCCAATCACCTGACCCGCAATAAGATGACATACCGATTCAGACTCCCGAGGCACTTCAACCTCACTCCTCGTGCGAATTGAGTGTCTCTGTCCTTCACTACAACCACTCTTTTCACAATGGCTTCCTTTGCTCGCCCATCGCTGCTTCGACAGACCCTTGCGAA
This genomic window from Penicillium oxalicum strain HP7-1 chromosome III, whole genome shotgun sequence contains:
- a CDS encoding NADP-dependent oxidoreductase RED1, which encodes MANKALIFKEIPQGYPVPGQHLTIENATYDANVPAPSDGVVLESLYTSFDPYMRGRMRSAETKSYAPAFELNKAIESASIAKVVRSNTDSFKEGDLVIGHVPVQQYVALDKQNLQRIRKLENPLGIEDIRVFLGPLGMPGLTAYSSLYAIGKPKKGETIFVSAASGAVGQLVGQLAKHEGLRVIGSVGSDEKLDYILKELGFDGGFNYKKEKPSEALARLAPEGIDIYYENVGGEHLEAALDAMNNFGRVVVCGMISQYNSAPYPIKNIQNVLVKRITMRGFIVADADMGPIYTKEHQERVQKWIKEGSFKVLLHETNGIDNAAEGLVGIFHGKNMGKAVLKF